TTGTGCTGTATTTCAGACCAAAAGCTTGGAATGGGAGCAGGAATTATACAATCAATTCCACTACAATGCCTCTCCGCCTTACTTTCACACTTTTGAAGGCGATGTAAGCAGAACGAATGTCTCGAAATTTACGTTTGTTCCAATTTGAACTAGATGAATGACTGGTTTAATGAACAACCAAACATCTTATTGTGATGAAGataattcttttatttgctgaaaTTCCAATAAGAAGTTGAAGATGAATGCATAAGTTCtccaaaataaaatgaaataaccGCATTGCTTAATACACAGATAAACAATTTCTGATAACAACACCAGACAATACGTACTTGATACTTGCCATAATCGAACATTTTTTACGTGGTTTTTGCAAGAGAAATGTAAAATGGATAATCCTTATTTATCTCAAATTATCGCCAATGTGTACACAGTTCCTTGTACGTACTAAATTGTGTAGTGGTGGCATCAAATTGCACCCTGACCCTCCTTATGCGCAATCTCCAACTTTTATAATTGTTACCAAATAATTTTCATGATCATTTGTCAACGATTAATTCTTGTTATACTTGTTATTACTATAATTCTTATTACTTATTACTTTGGGTCTgatgcattgttttttttatttatttgtttttatcttaGACCTACAATGTTGGTCTTAACTTTGCAGAGGTTGAGGAAGCCAAGAACTTTTATAATGAAATTGAACAGAAATTAGCAGCAAAAAGAAGACGCCAGGGTAGAGAATCAGTTACTTTGAGATCTTTTCTGTTTTAAGTGCATATTTGTAATGTGTCGAAAGAGCAGTTCAAATGCACGAACTTATTAGGATAAATGAATAGTGGATTTATACAATGCATTTTCTATGCATACATatattcaaatttatttttacaatcAATTTTGTGGGGAATTCTGTTCAGTGTGCATTGCAGCCATCACAATCATGACAAAGTGACCCGTATAGGTCACAGGCATCCCCAACCATCAGAATCATGACGAAGTGACCCGTATAGGTCACAGGCATCCCCAGCCATCACAATCATGACAAAGTGACCCGTATAGGTCACAGGCATCCCCAGCCATCACAATCATGACAAAGTGACCCGTATAGGTCACAGGCATCCCCAGCCCTCACAATCATGACAAAGTGACCGGTATAGGTCACAGGCATCCCCAGCCATCACAATCATGACGAAGTGACCCGTATAGGTCACAGGCATCCCCAGAGATGAAGGTTGAGGTAGTGTGACAGatcacaacaccaggaactccatGATCAACCCTttttgaatagtgtgtgggttctttaacattcCATACAAGTGCTGTGAGCCAGTGCCTATGGTTTATtatccttatccaagaagactaaTCTAAGTCTaatcatttgcagatgtcatcaCAAAGGCACTACTTGCTCCCCAGTTATTTAATTGAAGACCACAAGTCTTCGTTCAgctgggatttgaacccacaacTTTCCATGCAGTAGactgatgctcaaccaactgagccaaccaGACTTAATTTGTTCACGAGTTATGTTTTATAAATAATCTGTCTGGGCAAATTTTCCCTCTAATGTTTGGAAATCATTATTTCACGGAAACATAATATTACTCTTATTGATTTATAgacaaaaaaagggaaaattcaTCACGACACAAACAAGCCCCTCCGCCGCCAGCTGTTGGAGGCCAAGTGGATATGAGCAAGAGAGTATCTTTACACACGAAGGGTGATCATCTTTACATTTATTATCAAACAATCCATGTGTCAAGCTTTGATAAGTTCACTCACACCAGAAACTGATCATCTAAAATTTATATGGACTAGTAAATAATTAGGTATAAGGAGTTTTTTTAGCTATTGTACCGGTGACCATCTGCAGAAGAAAGGGGCATATaacagtgttctccctaagttttagctcagcaggtaagggaaaattcctgaccggtattttctAGAagaacttatatagttttagtaaaccttcaagaggttgcaggcggtaattATGATAAGAACTATTGCTTGAgccggtaaattttaccggttaccgcctgataaggagaactcTGATATAACACACTTAATGCTTGCATTATCCTGCTAAGGTTTTTGCATCCCAGTCTTGGTGGGTTTGTACCATTTCAAGGAGTATTCCATTTGCCATTGTTACTGTTGTGATTGGGATAGCCTTTGAGAAATTCTCTTTTATTGGAgctgaagatacaaagaaatgTTAACAAGACGAAATTTGGAAGGCAGAAGTCTGTATGAACATGTATGAACACAAGAATGTATTTTAGTCCTTTTATGGACTGCACATTATACAGATTTCAGTCAGAAGATGTAAAAAATGCTGGGCTGTAAGTGTGATACACTTTAATTACCTATACATGATGGTAAGAGTACTGAGCCATTCTTAatagtaaaaacatttttgtcatcattattaGTTTGGCACAAGCAGAGTGTGAAGTCAAacgattttctttttgtttgtagAAAACACTGATGGAATGAGCCATTCACCTTCCCAAACCAGTCTTTCATCCATTGATAGTTCaacgcaaaaaaagaaaagtaacaaGAAGGAGAGCAAGTCAAGCTCCGGCAATAACAAGAAAGGTGGCAAAAGAAGAATCACTAAAGAAGACATTGGTAATCCTGAGAACTTTAAGTAAGTTAATCTGCTTCTCAAAGTATCTGTTTCACAGTAATTGTActgaaagtttcattttcaagttagTGCTAGGAATAATATTGGAACTGAACACCTTTTGTTACAAATTTGAGCATTATAAGGCAGATAATGATGTTATAGAAACATGAAGTATATGTGGACTAATTGGTGCTTCTGTCTCCCAAAAGTTTTTTGATTGCAAATATGTTTGTTCATTATCAAGCTAGTGGCATATTgagacaaaattttcaacaatgaCATCAACACAAACTTGCCTTTAGGAGACATCTTTGTTCCTTCAAAGCCATTGATCTTGTTATTTACTTCTTTCACAGACATGTTGGACATATTGGTTGGGACCCTAAAGGTGGCTTTGATGTGAGTAAGCAACAGTCATTTTGGGTTAAATGTTTTAGGATAGATGACCAAGACTTATTATCCTCAGGGAATTAGTCCCAGGTTTTATCACATGTAGTAtttatgaagtgatatatgaaatgtttcatatattgaactgcggatttgaaatcaagtaagctatgatcatcgcagttgtgaacgcaatttaagcaattgcgtatagaagcctgaaatagTTTTAggctttttcaggcttctatacgcaattgcttaaattgcattcacaactgcgatgatcatagcttacttgatatgGTGTTTAATTGGAGACAGGCACCATGTAAATTGCATTACCTGTCTGAAAATAACCGTGCTAAGTCAGAACCCCATGACAGAATTGGCCGGTGTAAGGTTTAAAGGTAGGAGGATGCATAgactaaaataaaaactctCCTTTTTGTGCAATAAACTTACTGTCTCAAGGTAGCTCTATAGAGCTTTTGGTTGGAAGCGAGGATTGTGTATTAACTTGTATATTAAGCTGCAACATTTTTTGATGAGGTATCGGCAGATTTTTGCCCTTGTTACCTTCTGTTGCTTTCTTTCAAAGTACAGTTGGCATTGGGAATGCTGACTGGCACTTAAGGCTCTCCAGTATTTTTCAAAGAGATAGAGCCCTCCCTACTATCTCTATGCTTTTGGTGGAGAAATCATTGAAACTATATCGGTTTCAAAATAAGTGCTGTCCTTGTTGTTTtggttgatgatgatgatgatataaGCTGAGATCAGTGGTTCAAGAGAAGTCAAATTTATCATCAAGTATATCTCCCTTTTTTTGTTAGATTGACAATGTCCAAATGGATGACAACTGGAAGAAGCTGTTTGATTTGGTTGGTGTAACAGACGTACAGAACCAAACAAAGGAGACCATGGAATTCATTTATGACTTTGTGGAGAAGAGGGGAGGAATTGAGAATGTCACAAGGGAGATAGAGATGGAAAGGAAGGGTGGACCTCCATTATTGCCTTCTCGAGAAATGGGTAATAATTTGCATGCTGAAATTGCAATTGCAACTGCATTGAAGTAGAATCTCTTCATTTATTTTCGGTTTTTGAAAACCTGTTAGATGGTCGCTAGGCTGGAAAAATTACAAgcctttcttggaaagatctcCTCATTTCCTTTCTCTCGGACATACAGGACAGCTCTGTCAACAACCTCAAAAGTATTGGTGAAGGAACACTAAAAGTAATGCTTCTACGATCAAACTAAGGCTGAAATATTTGCCATTCAGATGTTAACATTAGTAAAATTGGAGGAAGTGGGAAACTGGCCTGCAAAGTCAGTCTTTCTTGAGAATTGAATGAAGTGATTTCCATTGTTGTGTTCTTCTGTTGTTATTGATAAACTGGTTACCATAGCAAACATGAGGTTGAGTTAACAGagcattttttgttctttccagCTCCTCCAGCCCCATCCAGAAGTCATTCGCGAGGACCACCTCCTCCGCCTCCCCCTTCACGTAGTGCTCCTCCACCACCACCATCTAGAGGAGGAGCACCACCACCACCTCCCCCATCACGTGGTGCAATTCCTCCCCCTCCGCCTTCAAGAGGAGGGCTACCACCACCCCCTCCCATGACTAGAGCTGCTCCTCGTCCCTCATCAGGTATGTCCCTACCGCCagctcctcctcctcctccaccACCAGGGGGACTTCCTCCACCTCCTCCCCCAATGGGAGGAGGTGTGCCACCTCCTCCACCCATTGGAGGAGGTGGGCCTCCACCAC
The nucleotide sequence above comes from Acropora muricata isolate sample 2 chromosome 12, ASM3666990v1, whole genome shotgun sequence. Encoded proteins:
- the LOC136892858 gene encoding actin nucleation-promoting factor WASL-like isoform X1; this translates as MSGPKPDSINRPSRCLKSFENDEIFHLIGRRCVTLATSVAQLYIAPPESRTRWKKKLTGVICFVKDSNKHSYFLRMYSLATKSLEWEQELYNQFHYNASPPYFHTFEGDTYNVGLNFAEVEEAKNFYNEIEQKLAAKRRRQDKKRENSSRHKQAPPPPAVGGQVDMSKRVSLHTKENTDGMSHSPSQTSLSSIDSSTQKKKSNKKESKSSSGNNKKGGKRRITKEDIGNPENFKHVGHIGWDPKGGFDIDNVQMDDNWKKLFDLVGVTDVQNQTKETMEFIYDFVEKRGGIENVTREIEMERKGGPPLLPSREMAPPAPSRSHSRGPPPPPPPSRSAPPPPPSRGGAPPPPPPSRGAIPPPPPSRGGLPPPPPMTRAAPRPSSGMSLPPAPPPPPPPGGLPPPPPPMGGGVPPPPPIGGGGPPPPPPLSSSMGGGRGSLLSQIHQGTSLKKVATNDRKPSSPDGRSGLLSDIRTGVQLKRVQDTADEKPKQAPGGDGGGILGALQMALENIKKDTQSSDSESGESGSEFEDDEDEWMD
- the LOC136892858 gene encoding actin nucleation-promoting factor WASL-like isoform X2: MYSLATKSLEWEQELYNQFHYNASPPYFHTFEGDTYNVGLNFAEVEEAKNFYNEIEQKLAAKRRRQDKKRENSSRHKQAPPPPAVGGQVDMSKRVSLHTKENTDGMSHSPSQTSLSSIDSSTQKKKSNKKESKSSSGNNKKGGKRRITKEDIGNPENFKHVGHIGWDPKGGFDIDNVQMDDNWKKLFDLVGVTDVQNQTKETMEFIYDFVEKRGGIENVTREIEMERKGGPPLLPSREMAPPAPSRSHSRGPPPPPPPSRSAPPPPPSRGGAPPPPPPSRGAIPPPPPSRGGLPPPPPMTRAAPRPSSGMSLPPAPPPPPPPGGLPPPPPPMGGGVPPPPPIGGGGPPPPPPLSSSMGGGRGSLLSQIHQGTSLKKVATNDRKPSSPDGRSGLLSDIRTGVQLKRVQDTADEKPKQAPGGDGGGILGALQMALENIKKDTQSSDSESGESGSEFEDDEDEWMD